Part of the bacterium genome, TTTAGATTTCTTTTTTTCTATTTCCTTTGTAATATTAGAAAGTTTACCTTTTTTCTGACTAATGTCATCAGTATACCCCTGAACACAACTTAAGAGTAAAAAAGATAAGATTAAAATAGTTTTCATTTCTACCCCCGTTTTATTTTTTCGATTTTAAGAAATAATGTAAAGAAAGAAAACTTCCCAGACATCCCAGAACAGCACTGGCTGAAAGTATGCCTAATATGGATTCTACAGGAAGAAATTTAATCGGTATAAGTTGAAAAAAGGCATCAGATATCCATAATTTGAATATAATAAATTTATAAATGAACCATAATAACCCAATAGCCATTCCTCCACTTATTATTCCTTGTAATGTTCCTTCGATTAATGCCGGGAAACGAATAAACCAATTAGTTGCCCCAACTAATCTCATAATGGTTATTTCCTCTCCTCGGGCAAAAAGTCCTAATTCAATGGTATTTGAGATAATTATTAAAGTCGCTATACATAAAATAATACCTACGCCGAGAATTATTATTCTTAATCCATAAGTAATTTTAGCCAGGATATTTACTACTCTTTGTCCATAATCTACCTCAGTGACTAATTCAGATTTTTTGAGTTCCTCAGCTATTTTACCTACTTCATCCCAGATAAACTTGCTCCCCTTTAACTTAACCTCTAAATAATTTGGTAATGGATTACAGGGGAGGTTATTCAAAATATCCTTCTTTTCTCCTAAATTCTCTCTAAATTTTTGGAGAGCCTCTTCTTTTGAAATATAAATTACCTGACTGACCTCTTCTTTCTCTCCTATTATTTTCTCAAATTCAATAATTTCTGTTTCAGACAATCCACTTTTTAGATAAACGATAATTGATGTCCTTTTGACTAAAAAGATGTCAACTATTCCTTTCACATTAGTTGTAAATAGTAAAAACAGGCTTAAGATGAATAGGGTAATAGTGATTATTCCAATACTGGCATAACTCATTAAACCTGCTCGTTTAAAATTCAAGAGGGCTTCTTTAACAAAATATTTAATCATACCAAAACTCCATTTTCAACTATCTCACCATT contains:
- the ftsX gene encoding permease-like cell division protein FtsX, translated to MIKYFVKEALLNFKRAGLMSYASIGIITITLFILSLFLLFTTNVKGIVDIFLVKRTSIIVYLKSGLSETEIIEFEKIIGEKEEVSQVIYISKEEALQKFRENLGEKKDILNNLPCNPLPNYLEVKLKGSKFIWDEVGKIAEELKKSELVTEVDYGQRVVNILAKITYGLRIIILGVGIILCIATLIIISNTIELGLFARGEEITIMRLVGATNWFIRFPALIEGTLQGIISGGMAIGLLWFIYKFIIFKLWISDAFFQLIPIKFLPVESILGILSASAVLGCLGSFLSLHYFLKSKK